Proteins from a single region of Lysinibacillus sp. JNUCC-52:
- a CDS encoding YjcZ family sporulation protein gives MSNGGYGGGGGYGSGFALLVVLFILLIIVGAAFLY, from the coding sequence ATGAGCAACGGAGGATACGGTGGTGGCGGTGGCTACGGCTCAGGCTTTGCTTTATTAGTTGTGTTATTTATTTTATTAATTATTGTTGGTGCAGCGTTCCTATACTAA
- a CDS encoding peptidylprolyl isomerase, whose amino-acid sequence MKKTVLSLTLAASILALGACSGGDSKALVTSKVGDISVSDFNEKAKTLTGSYVLQQMVTEKVLADKYEVTDKEIKEQYDATASQFGDSFAQALAENGLTEQGFKDSLRVQLLQEKALKDKAIKEEDVKKYYEQMKTELNGRHILVADEKTAKEAIEKIKGGASFADVAKEYSTDTGSAAKGGELGWFTVGSMVDEFNDAAYELPLNTLSEPIKSSYGYHVIEITEKRDVKDVGSFEDEEEKIRTTMLNKLTQTGEAQTLLKDIIAQLAKDADFKTSDKELKEALESFTTTSEEQAKADEEAAKKAADESKDKESK is encoded by the coding sequence ATGAAAAAGACTGTATTATCTTTAACATTAGCAGCCTCAATTTTAGCTCTTGGCGCTTGTAGTGGAGGCGACAGCAAAGCATTAGTTACATCTAAAGTAGGCGATATTTCAGTATCTGATTTTAATGAAAAAGCAAAAACTTTAACAGGCTCATATGTATTACAACAAATGGTGACTGAAAAAGTATTAGCAGACAAATATGAAGTGACTGACAAAGAAATTAAAGAACAATATGATGCAACTGCATCACAGTTCGGCGATAGCTTTGCACAAGCACTAGCAGAAAACGGCTTAACAGAACAAGGCTTTAAAGATTCTTTACGTGTACAACTTCTACAAGAAAAAGCTTTAAAAGACAAAGCCATTAAAGAAGAAGACGTAAAAAAATATTATGAGCAAATGAAAACAGAATTAAACGGTCGCCATATTCTTGTAGCAGATGAAAAAACTGCGAAAGAAGCGATTGAAAAAATTAAAGGCGGCGCTTCTTTTGCTGATGTTGCAAAAGAATACTCAACTGATACTGGTTCTGCAGCAAAAGGCGGAGAGTTAGGTTGGTTTACAGTTGGTTCTATGGTAGATGAATTCAATGACGCGGCTTATGAACTTCCATTAAACACATTAAGTGAGCCAATTAAATCAAGCTATGGCTACCACGTAATTGAAATTACGGAAAAGCGCGATGTAAAAGATGTAGGCTCATTTGAAGATGAAGAAGAAAAAATTCGTACAACAATGTTAAACAAGCTTACTCAAACTGGTGAAGCACAAACATTGTTAAAAGACATCATTGCCCAATTAGCAAAAGATGCTGACTTTAAAACATCTGATAAAGAATTAAAAGAAGCATTAGAGTCTTTTACAACAACAAGTGAAGAACAAGCAAAAGCAGATGAAGAAGCAGCTAAAAAAGCAGCAGATGAAAGTAAAGACAAAGAATCTAAATAG
- a CDS encoding ATP-binding protein — protein MKTLLTIQKIHIYGFGKHENITISLQDGVTIFYGMNEAGKTTIQQFILQMLFGFPTKQQSQRKYEPKTSPKFGGQLTILHPIYGQCTIERVKGKATGDVTVYTEDGMKGHDELLAKLLYGYSRSSFEAIFSFSIHELQGIEKMSEDELTHLLLASGTTGIHRLSALEKKLEKDAGELFKKSGKLPIINQKIENLKQLEKAIKKEQATIHTFEDKSLKLQQLEQRLKDLNKQQKTLQQDWQQLTVIKQAMPLIEQQDALQQSFKNYEHVQFPPEGIRRYEQLKDRLTHETLQLTQLEEQYQALKSKLQLTADEQAIDEMARLMNKEATWNQLLVKEQNLQDELFVLEQDVEAQFRLLGVHEMEAQAALIEETVSLQQEEQFQRQLTVLHEAEEELKSYLQSLERIHEELDSIARQKKQLQQESLSAEEEHILAKWPQRKGRLEQLRHVQSQRSKQKQPMLFVMLVLAISIVALIYGVLEKNWAVMVIGAMLSLLFLLYLKQAKQAEDGPPEHNSQLLRELEQEENIVQVLLVKKQRLEDRWILANEQQRDKERQYAQLELKIQQAEQVSAEATHSLQNFLERFRLEGNVPRSLLPELFMRIRGVQELVVKKTSIYQLLHVIQSEKKELYEMLQQVLKNEYSEQEIFVHLRSTYFAIQQAQQQMLQTKEQLAQIDSKIQEVQPLLVNYEAAIAQLFLDANVESENAFYEAYEQYQLQQKLQSELQAIQYQLDSLDMQQQESFLSAEQLQEKIQALEEVRNALRIEIEHCLEERAALQIEKEHLLNDEQYGLLLQQFEQEKAILQQLMAQWASKKALATAIHETLFRLREEKLPHVLTQVNAFFHSLTGGRYDKLFIHEEGYFEAHAVSGLRYHVAELSQATKEQVYISLRMALAKTLATSAPFPFIMDDPFVHFDRNRTNKMVQLMKEVGYERQILYFTCHEEMLELWQKEQIVDLGALANERGVTST, from the coding sequence GTGAAAACTTTGCTAACGATACAGAAAATCCATATTTACGGCTTTGGTAAGCATGAAAATATCACAATCTCTTTGCAAGACGGTGTTACGATTTTTTATGGCATGAACGAGGCAGGCAAAACGACTATTCAACAATTTATTTTGCAGATGCTTTTTGGATTTCCAACAAAACAGCAAAGCCAGCGAAAATATGAGCCAAAAACATCACCGAAATTTGGGGGTCAGCTAACCATACTTCACCCAATATATGGTCAATGTACAATTGAACGTGTAAAAGGAAAGGCTACTGGTGATGTTACTGTCTATACAGAAGATGGTATGAAAGGGCATGACGAGCTTTTAGCCAAGCTTTTGTACGGCTATTCACGTTCATCATTTGAAGCGATTTTTTCCTTTTCAATTCATGAATTGCAAGGAATCGAAAAAATGTCAGAGGACGAGCTGACACATCTATTGCTTGCATCAGGGACGACTGGCATTCATCGGCTATCTGCGCTTGAAAAAAAATTAGAAAAAGACGCTGGAGAGCTTTTTAAAAAATCTGGTAAACTGCCAATCATCAATCAAAAAATCGAAAATTTAAAGCAACTTGAAAAAGCCATTAAAAAAGAACAGGCTACAATTCATACATTTGAAGATAAATCACTCAAATTACAGCAACTTGAGCAAAGACTGAAGGATTTAAATAAACAACAAAAAACGCTGCAACAAGATTGGCAACAACTGACGGTCATAAAACAGGCAATGCCACTTATTGAGCAGCAAGATGCTTTACAGCAATCATTTAAAAATTATGAACATGTCCAATTCCCTCCAGAAGGAATTCGACGTTATGAACAGTTAAAAGATCGACTGACGCACGAAACATTACAGCTAACTCAACTAGAGGAACAATATCAAGCTTTAAAAAGTAAGCTTCAATTGACGGCAGATGAACAAGCAATTGACGAGATGGCTAGGCTGATGAATAAAGAAGCAACTTGGAATCAGCTCCTCGTTAAAGAGCAGAACCTTCAGGACGAGCTGTTTGTACTAGAGCAAGACGTTGAAGCCCAGTTTCGTTTATTGGGTGTACACGAAATGGAAGCTCAAGCAGCTCTTATAGAGGAAACAGTTTCTTTGCAACAAGAGGAACAATTTCAACGGCAGTTGACTGTATTACACGAAGCAGAGGAAGAGCTAAAGTCTTATCTACAATCTTTAGAGCGAATACACGAGGAACTAGATAGCATTGCTCGGCAGAAAAAGCAACTTCAGCAGGAGTCATTATCCGCTGAAGAAGAACATATTTTAGCAAAGTGGCCTCAGAGAAAGGGGCGCTTGGAACAACTGCGTCATGTTCAATCGCAACGCTCGAAACAAAAGCAACCAATGCTTTTTGTTATGCTTGTGTTAGCTATAAGCATTGTTGCGCTTATTTATGGCGTCTTAGAAAAAAATTGGGCTGTAATGGTTATTGGGGCTATGTTATCGTTACTATTTTTATTGTATTTAAAACAAGCGAAACAAGCAGAGGATGGACCTCCAGAGCACAATAGTCAATTACTGAGAGAACTAGAGCAAGAAGAAAATATTGTTCAAGTATTACTTGTGAAAAAGCAACGGCTTGAAGATCGATGGATACTAGCCAATGAGCAACAGCGTGATAAAGAACGACAGTATGCACAGCTCGAACTTAAAATACAACAAGCTGAACAAGTAAGCGCCGAGGCAACTCATTCGTTGCAAAACTTTTTGGAGCGTTTCCGCCTAGAGGGAAATGTACCACGCTCGCTATTACCAGAGTTATTCATGCGTATTCGTGGGGTACAGGAGTTGGTAGTTAAAAAAACAAGCATCTATCAACTATTACATGTTATACAATCTGAAAAAAAAGAGCTTTATGAAATGCTACAACAAGTTTTAAAAAATGAGTATAGTGAGCAGGAAATTTTTGTCCATCTACGCTCAACCTATTTTGCAATTCAGCAGGCACAACAACAGATGCTGCAAACAAAGGAACAACTTGCTCAAATCGATTCAAAAATACAAGAAGTACAACCACTTTTAGTAAACTATGAAGCGGCAATAGCACAATTATTTCTTGACGCAAATGTAGAATCAGAAAACGCATTTTACGAAGCATATGAACAATATCAACTTCAGCAAAAGCTGCAGTCCGAACTACAAGCGATTCAATATCAATTAGACTCATTAGATATGCAACAGCAAGAAAGCTTTTTAAGTGCGGAACAACTTCAAGAAAAAATACAAGCTTTGGAAGAAGTACGCAATGCTCTACGAATAGAAATTGAGCATTGCTTGGAAGAGCGAGCAGCCTTGCAGATTGAGAAGGAACATTTACTTAACGATGAACAATATGGTTTATTGTTGCAACAGTTTGAGCAAGAGAAAGCAATATTGCAACAGCTAATGGCACAATGGGCTTCTAAAAAAGCGTTAGCAACAGCTATTCATGAAACATTATTCCGTTTGCGTGAAGAAAAATTACCACATGTACTTACACAGGTTAATGCTTTCTTCCATTCGTTAACAGGTGGTCGTTACGATAAACTTTTCATTCATGAGGAAGGCTATTTTGAAGCGCATGCGGTTTCTGGCTTACGCTATCATGTAGCAGAATTATCACAAGCTACAAAGGAGCAAGTCTATATTTCATTGCGAATGGCATTAGCGAAAACCCTTGCAACTTCAGCGCCATTTCCGTTTATAATGGATGATCCATTTGTCCATTTTGATCGAAACCGTACAAACAAAATGGTACAATTAATGAAAGAAGTAGGATATGAACGTCAAATTTTGTATTTTACTTGCCATGAAGAGATGCTCGAACTTTGGCAAAAAGAGCAAATTGTCGATCTAGGAGCACTAGCAAATGAAAGGGGAGTGACGTCAACATGA
- a CDS encoding DUF3267 domain-containing protein, with the protein MHCWKILNLEHHYGTTRIIMMAVIVFLTVFSVSYVTFNLFNDEYYNDHLFWLFVIAVLALYPIHKCLHFLALYDLRQHLKLRVRKQFYVIPILHMRIREPLSKNRYIFALLTPFIVLNTIIVISTWLLPAYTHYGTLLLAYHCSLCLIDILYVKYLLNSPKDAQIEETPKGYEILVPPTIN; encoded by the coding sequence GTGCACTGTTGGAAAATTTTAAACCTTGAACATCATTATGGAACGACTCGTATTATAATGATGGCTGTTATTGTTTTTCTCACTGTCTTTTCCGTGTCCTATGTGACATTTAATTTATTTAACGATGAATATTATAATGATCATTTATTTTGGCTATTTGTTATTGCCGTCCTTGCTCTTTATCCTATTCATAAATGTTTACACTTTCTAGCATTATATGACTTACGCCAGCATCTCAAATTACGTGTACGGAAACAGTTTTACGTTATTCCTATACTGCATATGCGCATTCGTGAGCCATTATCGAAAAACCGCTATATTTTCGCATTACTTACACCTTTTATTGTATTAAATACAATTATCGTCATTAGTACATGGCTTCTGCCTGCCTATACACATTATGGAACATTACTTTTAGCGTATCATTGTAGTTTATGTTTAATTGATATTCTTTACGTGAAATATTTGTTGAATTCACCTAAAGATGCCCAAATTGAAGAAACACCGAAGGGCTATGAAATTTTAGTACCGCCTACAATTAACTGA
- a CDS encoding YtxH domain-containing protein, protein MKAQPFLFGLTTGIIGGAIAVLLSTPQSGQQLRSTILSNTDSAKLKLQDVKHQVNNVKQSVGTLTNEAKNNIPQIINDLKHSITVFTQEIEPTKNNLQQEIDALQNSINEIEKNIAQFTDKKKKPEEKAQA, encoded by the coding sequence ATGAAAGCACAACCATTTTTATTCGGATTAACAACAGGTATAATCGGAGGCGCAATTGCGGTCCTTTTGTCAACACCTCAATCAGGCCAACAATTACGTTCTACAATACTTTCTAATACTGATAGTGCAAAACTTAAGCTTCAAGATGTAAAGCATCAAGTCAACAATGTTAAACAATCTGTAGGCACTTTAACAAATGAAGCGAAAAATAATATACCACAAATAATAAATGATCTAAAACATTCGATTACTGTCTTTACACAAGAAATCGAACCGACAAAGAATAATTTACAACAAGAAATAGATGCATTACAGAATTCAATTAACGAAATCGAGAAAAACATTGCACAATTCACTGATAAAAAGAAAAAACCAGAAGAAAAGGCACAGGCATAA
- the yhaM gene encoding 3'-5' exoribonuclease YhaM yields the protein MKGITTLQVGESVDQFLLIKQSTKGVTTVGKPFMSLLLQDKSGDIEAKLWDTNEDHEKMYHAEAIVHVGGEIHDYRGKNQLRIKTIRVAKPEEGIAVNDLVPSAATPKEQLYEELTQFFFDIKNPNISRITRAAIKKHQDAILVYPAATKNHHDYASGLLDHMVSMLKLGKAIADLYPTLNRDLLYSGIILHDIGKVVELSGPVATMYTVEGNLLGHITIMVNEIAKIASELEIEGEEVMLLQHLVLSHHGKEEWGSPKKPMIQEAEILHYIDNIDAKMNMLTRALGKTAPGEFTERLFPLDNRSFYKPNIE from the coding sequence ATGAAAGGTATTACGACGCTCCAAGTTGGAGAATCAGTTGATCAATTTTTATTAATTAAACAATCGACAAAAGGGGTTACCACTGTAGGGAAGCCATTTATGTCGCTGTTACTACAAGATAAAAGTGGAGATATTGAAGCAAAACTATGGGATACAAACGAAGACCATGAAAAAATGTATCATGCAGAGGCGATAGTACATGTAGGGGGAGAAATTCATGACTATCGTGGCAAAAATCAATTGCGCATTAAAACGATTCGTGTGGCAAAGCCTGAGGAGGGAATTGCCGTTAATGATTTAGTTCCTTCTGCTGCTACTCCAAAAGAACAGCTTTATGAGGAATTGACACAATTCTTCTTTGATATTAAAAATCCAAATATTTCACGTATCACACGTGCAGCTATTAAAAAGCATCAGGATGCTATTTTAGTATATCCTGCAGCAACGAAAAACCATCATGACTATGCATCAGGCTTATTAGATCATATGGTATCGATGTTAAAGCTAGGGAAAGCCATTGCTGATTTATATCCAACGTTAAATCGGGACCTATTATACTCGGGTATTATTTTACACGATATCGGTAAGGTCGTTGAATTATCAGGTCCAGTGGCAACAATGTACACTGTGGAAGGTAATTTACTCGGGCATATTACGATTATGGTCAATGAAATTGCCAAAATTGCTAGTGAGCTGGAAATTGAAGGCGAAGAAGTGATGCTGTTACAACATCTAGTGTTATCGCATCATGGAAAAGAAGAATGGGGAAGCCCGAAAAAACCTATGATTCAAGAAGCGGAAATCTTACATTATATTGATAATATCGATGCGAAAATGAATATGCTTACGCGTGCATTAGGGAAAACAGCTCCTGGAGAATTTACAGAGAGACTATTCCCACTCGATAACCGATCATTTTACAAACCAAATATTGAGTAA
- a CDS encoding HTH-type transcriptional regulator Hpr, with translation MALSEELYTQKEAMLYSQRIAQLSKALWKAVEKDWQQWIKPYDLNINEHHILWISYHLKGASISDVAKFGVMHVSTAFNFSKKLEERGLLKFSKRDDDKRNTYVELTETGTDLIIEMNSNYHNTYHSVLEGSLALKDLYGRFPEFLDVMAVIRNIYGEDFIDIFERSFQHFRDSFDTLEERSTVKG, from the coding sequence ATGGCTTTGTCAGAGGAATTATACACTCAAAAAGAAGCAATGCTATACAGTCAAAGAATTGCACAATTATCAAAAGCTTTATGGAAAGCAGTTGAAAAAGATTGGCAACAATGGATTAAACCATACGATTTAAACATTAACGAGCACCATATTTTGTGGATTTCATATCATTTAAAAGGGGCTTCCATTTCAGATGTAGCCAAATTTGGTGTAATGCACGTTTCAACAGCATTTAACTTTTCAAAAAAGCTAGAGGAACGTGGATTATTAAAGTTTTCAAAACGCGATGATGACAAACGAAATACTTATGTAGAACTAACTGAAACAGGGACAGACCTTATTATTGAAATGAATAGCAATTATCATAACACATACCATTCTGTGCTGGAGGGCTCGTTAGCTTTGAAAGATTTATATGGTCGCTTCCCAGAATTTTTAGATGTAATGGCTGTTATTCGTAATATTTACGGTGAGGACTTTATTGATATTTTTGAACGTTCATTTCAACACTTCCGTGATTCCTTTGACACGTTAGAAGAACGTTCTACTGTAAAAGGATAA